A window of Maniola hyperantus chromosome 17, iAphHyp1.2, whole genome shotgun sequence genomic DNA:
ataaattaactatgcCACTCCGGCGTCCGTGGCGATTTAGTAGTTTAAACATTGCAATTTAATTTCTTAGTAacttagtttaaaaatttaaacaattttccaataacaaatAACTACAAAACACTCTGAGGTTATAAATTATGTCATTTTGATTTTGACGGTGATTTTGActgtgttttcttttttttttttttaatttattttacggccctggataattTTGACtgtgattttgactttgacacaGAGTTTGACATTTTATCATCATCCCTCTCAAGTCTCATCCCTCCATCCAAAGACAATGGTTCAGAAAGAAAAGACTAACGCACATTGCTATATGCTAGGTACTGGTTTAAAATTCTACTGGATAATTGTGTAGTGGGAACATAACAATAAATCacgaaataaataggtacctacctaccggctACCGATGGGCTACGTTTAAAACTATTGGTTTAAAAACTCTATTctatattacaaagtactctgtgctcTATTCtctcaatggggccgattctcttctaaactaaactaaattaacaggtctaaatctagtgctatccttttccacaagcaacattataaaagggatagcaatagatttagacgtgccattttagtttagttaagagatagtgtggctaattctgttgtacacaatctctaaactaaactaaaaaggcacgtctaaatctattgctatccctttcataatgttgcttgcggaaaaggatagcactaaatttagacctgttaatttagtttagtttaaagattgtgtaccagagatTCGGCCCCattgtacaacggaattagccacaacgTCAACTGTCATTGGTCActgtcatttttaaaaacaatgtgGTTTCGGCTTTTCGAGGATTTTCAAATGTTTtcataaatagtttttaattttaacgattaaaatatattgtaagACAAAATGGCACACATAGTATCTTATCCATTCAAAAAAACAAGCAAAgcggtttttaaaaagcctggTTCTGTCGCAACACGGGATGTTGTTTACTGGAAAAAATTAGGGGTAATGCTTTTTAAAACTACGCTTATTAAatgttacttaattattatgatacttAATTTATATTCTTATAATTTCAGTTACCGGTTCTAGTGAAAGAATTTGGTGCAATTGACTACTTGGATTTTAGTCCTATAGAACCATATTATTTTGCTGCCACTTGCTCGGTCAGAATACAGGTTAGTTCAGTGTATTTCTATGTAAACTTTATTATCTTTGTAGTAATTATGcgctatccgcggaaagaatgTTATGTAATCCCATGCAAATGATTAGAGTCATAAATCTCACTGGGCGCTAAcaattttgaggcaccaaccaatcacaaacaaaactgTTTACTTATTGAACTTCGAATGTTACACATTTGGTTTGTCAATGTGAATCGTTaagtcaaatgcatctacaaCTGGTTTGAAGTCCCTTTCTTACTGAGAAGAGCCTGCAAGAAACTCTGTAGTTGCTCTTCGCCTCGTTCCTATTGCTGGATGCAACTTGCATGTCAAATTCTATATTAgagcttttttttttactttcagaTTTATGATCCAATAACAAAAGTTGTCGCTAAGAATATAGCAAAATTTGTGGAAGCAGCCTATGGTGGTGTATTTAGAAATGACGGAAGGCTTTTAGTTGCAGGCAGTGAAGAAGCATCTGTAAAAATATTTGATGTCCAGTCTAAAAATGTCCTTCGAGTTTTTACAGGACACACTGGCCCTGTAAGTTTCAACCCttctattataaattattagatgatgcccacaactttgcctgcctggatataggtttttttaaaatctatagtGTGTGGGGGAACTTTTTGatattctgggataaaaaataaaggtataagctaagctatctccattccagaTTTCATCCAAATCCTGTCATTGTGATGTGAAGGAGTGACAAACATCCAATCTTATGCTGTCTttgaaccaaatttcgtcaaaatgagTGAAATGTATGGGCTATGAATACCTAGTAGACTGgcagacacttttgcatttataatattataataaaatagattAGGATTAATATAATACTGCAATAGTTTGTCTGTTTTACTGTTTGTGTGCATACTACTAATCTTGTTCTTAATCTTGAATCTGCTTTAACTTTGATCTAAATCAGTCTACTAAAACTTGAGAAACAGCTTGACTTGAGGTCATGCTATCAACCAAAATCCTAGACAATAGTCAAAAAGGCTCATGTCTTAACAAATAACTAAGACAGCTAAAATTCTTATGCATGTTTCAGGTACACAGGACATTTTTCACTAAAGACCAAGTTAAAGTACTCAGTTTTTCTGATGATAAGTCAGTTTGTTTATGGGATATTGCTACAGAAGAAAAGATTGCTTCATTCTCTGAACACACAGATTACATAAGGGCTGGTGCTCCAAGTCCTATATCTCCAGACATTATTCTATCTGGTAGTTACGACCACACAGTAAAGTTGTACGATTGTAGATCCAACGAAACTGTACTAACTGTCAACCATGGTAGTCCAGTAGAATCCACATTATTCCTGCCATCTGGAGGTATTTTCATTAGCGCTGGTGGCACAGAAATTAAAGTGTGGGACATATTTAATGGAGGAAAATTACTGGCAAACATTTCCCAACATCATAAAACTGTTACTACATTAAGACTTGCCAGTAATAATAGTAGACTTATGTCCGCATCATTGGACAGACATGTTAAAATATATGATTTGGCAACTTTCAAAGTAGTGAATAATATAGATTTTCCCAATGCTGTATTGAGTATGGCTATATCAGAGAATGATGATGTGTTAGCAGTTGGGATGATAGATGGAGTCATCTCAATAAGGAAAAGAGAACAACCTTCAAAATTGATAGATGAAAGAAAACGACAATTCAAATTTGCCCCAGGATATACACAGACAACCACTGTAGATGATGTGAAACCAAAACAAAAGGAAATAAAAGGAGCCCCAGAACAAGAATGTGATAGATTCTTAAGAAGTTTTGAATTCACAAAAGCCTTGTCTATTGTTCTAAAACCATACGTAGCCACTAAACATCCTAATTTAACTGCTGCATTAATTCAGGAATTACTCAGGAGAAAAATTTTACATATTGCTATTAGAGATTTGCCAGAGAAGGATATTAGCGCATTGCTAAAGTTCTTCAAAAGGAATCTTGGTGAGACAAGATTTACAAGAATAGTGATTGATGCAGCAAATGTTTTTGTTGAtgtatttgaaaataatattagtacattCTCGAAATACAATTTGTGGCTATACACTGCATTGCAGAAAATTATTAAAGCTGAAATTGAAGTTTGCAAGAGAGTAAGTGAGTTAGAGGGTGCAATGGCCATGCTATTCTCAGGTGCTCAAGTTAGTACAAGTTATGATCCACTTGatttccatgataataatttagcACCATCATCAAAGGCACAAAAGGAAATTGTAATTGATGTTTAAATAAAGTGGTAAACTAATACtcacgtttttatttatttacaactcAACCTTATCCATCTACTTGCCAGTACAAAATTCGTACAAAATGTGATCACTAGATAGGTGGTAGAGGCTAGCCAAGCGAAGGAGGAAAatacattatgtacctacctaatgattatagtatattttattgaaaataaaatcactACCTTTGATGATTTGGGATACAATTTTTACCATTTGAATCACACCCATAAGTTGGAAAATGTACTGGAACTTACAAGTGCATAATTGCTAATACCTATCCAAGACCATACGTGAGACGTTGACATGGCAGttgaggtatgaggcggggaacgccccgcacacccgcgctatccctcactgggttagcgtgggggctgtgcggggcatcAGTTTGtcacccaccccgattgtcaccTCAACCTACAGCTGGCACAAACACTTTtaaggttccatacctcaaaaggaaaaaagccggccaagtgcgtggcgggccacacgcagtgtagggttctgtagtagtggtgtcaaatactgttaaacttacataatataatatcaataattgttattaaaatttattgataaataaacacgttaaaaatataacactgactaaaaaaaaaaaaaaaaacacgatacctaccccacttgatttcatcttactttgaaaattgaaaacactactttcatgaactcatttcaatttatttttggtgatgtaaccaaacgagtcgcagggagccgctggattcaggcgccgcaagaccgtgacgtgtggagtggaagtcactccaagagacttatgtccagcagtggacgtctatcggttgatgatgatgatgatgatgatgatgacgtgaccagaaattacggttttcaaattttcccccttgcgtgtgctataaaacctaggtaggtacctacctacctgataaattcatgattcaaggtccatgggaagtaccctgtaggtttcttgacagacagacagacagacggacgcacagacagacggacggacggacgcacagacagacggacggatggacgcacagacagacggacggacggacgcacagacagacggacggacggacgcacagacagacagacggacggacagacaacgaagtgagcaaaataaactacaccattaaattacccgaaaaaataaactagcaaaaagtctatgaacgcgcactatcgttaatcgaacagtatcggtaataaacagaaataacaaaaatttcgactattgtattatttatgtatcaaatcaaagcatcaacaaaaataacaaaatgatttaacttatttattaacacttcgtaggtattcgatgggaacaacaaaatcatttgatatgctaaatttatcatcatatcgatgtggtggctatttaacattagttgacttgctatttttaaccatattcaatgcATCGGTATTTTTAGCGCATGACGTAATCGGTCGCAATCGGTAGGTATAATGTCGTCGCGCTCGCGTTTTGCACCGCGCGCccccttcgaaatttaatttcctggaatcttcgcgctacctacttaagtacctactgcagctacttagaacgtaggtataggtcctaactataataatttgtatttttttattttaataatatttttttatttaaaattgttaagttttagtatcgcagttaatcaacaaactttaatatgtgttaaattaacaggttaataaataaattggtcaccTCTATTCTGTAGTCACAATCttcgaaaaacagatgtaactccttaacctgtgaaccctacttagccatgatagatttcctttaaaattgattataatatatactactgctgtgaattttttcacgttcctatatactaccattaggctgatagagggggggggacGGGGGGCGGGGGACACTtgaatctaataaaaattaacactaaaacatattttacaaacggatctagtacctaatcaaaaaatgatgttcccagacccacagtatttgtatgtatatatacccatgccaaattacagatttctagcactaatagtctctgagattaaccgaggacggacggacggacagacagacagacggacatgtcgaaactataagggctccttgtttactacggaaccctaaaaaggaacctttataggatcaatttgttatTTGTCTGTCTGACGTCTGTCAagtacctatagggtacttcccgttgacctaaaatcatgaaattcggcaggtttGTTCGCATGAATGAAAGA
This region includes:
- the LOC117990156 gene encoding U3 small nucleolar RNA-associated protein 15 homolog; the protein is MAHIVSYPFKKTSKAVFKKPGSVATRDVVYWKKLGLPVLVKEFGAIDYLDFSPIEPYYFAATCSVRIQIYDPITKVVAKNIAKFVEAAYGGVFRNDGRLLVAGSEEASVKIFDVQSKNVLRVFTGHTGPVHRTFFTKDQVKVLSFSDDKSVCLWDIATEEKIASFSEHTDYIRAGAPSPISPDIILSGSYDHTVKLYDCRSNETVLTVNHGSPVESTLFLPSGGIFISAGGTEIKVWDIFNGGKLLANISQHHKTVTTLRLASNNSRLMSASLDRHVKIYDLATFKVVNNIDFPNAVLSMAISENDDVLAVGMIDGVISIRKREQPSKLIDERKRQFKFAPGYTQTTTVDDVKPKQKEIKGAPEQECDRFLRSFEFTKALSIVLKPYVATKHPNLTAALIQELLRRKILHIAIRDLPEKDISALLKFFKRNLGETRFTRIVIDAANVFVDVFENNISTFSKYNLWLYTALQKIIKAEIEVCKRVSELEGAMAMLFSGAQVSTSYDPLDFHDNNLAPSSKAQKEIVIDV